Part of the Quercus robur chromosome 5, dhQueRobu3.1, whole genome shotgun sequence genome, CTCTTGGGAGTCGTTGCTTGCATTGAACACCTGGGTCATCACTCTTATGAATAAGTCTTCAGGTAGTTTGTGACCAATATGTTGCCACTGATAAGCAATATCCGTTGCACCTTGTTCCAGGGTTCTATTAACATGGAACACTGTCACGATAGCCGGAACACGAACCAACTTGATCTTCCATGAAAGAATAACCCCAAAGCTTGCTCCGCCACCTCCTCTAATGGCCCAAAACAGATCTTCACCCATAGACTTTCTATCAAGGATTATACCATTGACATTGACAATTTGTGCATCAATGATATTATCTACTGAAAGACCATATTTTCTCATCATGTTTCCATACCCACCTCCGGAAAAGTGTCCGCCCGTGCCAACACTAAGACCAACCGCAGCAGGGAATCCATGTTCCTTGCTTTTCTCTGCGATTCTGTAATAAACTTCACCAACCGTTGCACCAGCCTGAACCCAGGCGGTCTCATCTGCCAAACTTATATTGATGGATCTTAGATTGAACATGTCAAGAATAACAAAGGGCACATATGAGACGTATGACAGACCCTCAAAGTCATGGCCACCACTTCGTATTCTAATCTGCAAGCCTTGATTCTTTGCACATAGAACAGTTCCTTGGACATGGGATTCATGCATGGCTGTTACAATTGCCAAAGGTTTTGGGGTTGTAGGTGTTGTAAATCTTTTGGTTCTTATATATGACAGCAAAACAGATTGAAAAGAGGAATTTTTGGGAGTGTAAATGGCTTCAAAGATTGGGTTGGAAGGCTGTGAATAGTTTGAAAGACACTGGATGAAATTGTCAATAGCTGGACTTGAGGTTGCGCATGAATCTAAAAGCACAAGGACAGAGAAAATTAAGAGTAGTGTAGAGCTTGAAAGCTTCATCTTTTGTGGACTGTTTTTCTTCTCCAGACTGCTCACTTGTAAATGATTCTGTGTATTTATAGGGAAATCAAGcacttaaaattaatttttggcgCACACTCTATTCCGGCACAAATTTTATCAGTTCAATCAAATATATAGCAAAGttcaataaaatatcattttctctataaaaaaaaattatcttttaacgATAGTTATTAATAGAAATTTGATATTAATGATAGCTGTTAATAGAGATTTATTTagattatatttgtatataaaatataaaatatgaaattaataattatgataCTTATTAATGGATTTCGATTTTCTAGATTTCCTAGGATACTCTACCaaataaatttccttaaatcttaatcattctttaatgatttaacaATTTAGATTTTGTCATGTcagcattccactaacaataatcttaagaataatgctagagatacaaactattttacaaaattttttacaaactgctgatgtagtgagtaattattggtaaataaaaaagtgatattaatagtgGGTGTAGGGGATTTTTTCCCCCGCAAGCCATTTGTCCTCTTTGGGGAGCCAGGCCCGCAAGGATTTGTTCTCGTCCCCGAGTGTGGTGTTTGGGATTTTCACCTCAGGCACTTGGGCCTATATTGGCTTGACACCctagtcccacatcggttagagatGCGCCCCGCTCAaggtttataagcttctggagcaACCAAGAGTGTCCCACTACCAGTAGTGGTAGTGGGACACTCTTGGTtgctccagaagcttataaacctTGAGCGGGGCGCATCTCTAATCGATGTGGGACTAGGGTGTCAAGCCAATATAGGCCCAAGTGCCTGAGGTGAAAATCCCAAACACCACACTCGGGGACGAGAACAAATCCTTGCGGGCCTGGCTCCCCAAAGAGGACAAATGGCTTGCGGGGGAAAAAATCCCCTACAGTGGGcatagatgaaaaccaataaaaagttggccacatcaacaatttgtaaaaatgttgtaaaatagtttgtgactgtagcattactctaatcttaattgttttatttgcaacattattttattattttaagaatattgttaGTGGAATACTGACATAGCAGAATCTAGactattaaatcattaaagtGTAGTtgagatttaaggaaatctattaATAGAGTACTCTAGGAAATCTAGAGGATTTGAATCCCTTATTAATAGGTTTCTATTATGATTGTGCTTTCGTATGGAAgtcatatttaatatttatgataCTTATTAATAGGtagagtaattcttaggtactcccGGAGCATTAATAATGGGGCTCTCTCTGACATTTATAGTGAGGTCCACTCATTAATTCATGGTGGGGttcaccatgaatgtgagagtaGGGAGCACCATTTCTTCATATTTTAGgaatacctaagaattttcctaatAGGTATCTatgattgtatttttatatggaactgctaaatatataattatgatagttattaataggtatttatgaacttattaaaaaaaacaatacggattttttgttgttggaataATAAGGATTTATTATGATTTCACTTTACATAGAACAATTTCTTTTAAGAGTCAAGATTTGGTAAGGATTGGGGTACATCTAATAAGAGTTTGTCAtgtcagttttttttatttaaactcaATATATTCTACCATACATAATAATATCTCAATAAATTCACAAAATCATAGTTGAGTTGGATTTTCAATtaggtattagaattgattataTGTGGTTATACCTATTCTTGAGtttgaatttggtaaggatgggGTGTAAAACCCATATTTTATACCATCCAATAAAAGATTGTCACATTAgcttttttacttaaaactcaatacatTCTACCACACTTAataacattttaataaattcccaatttggttggattttcatacgggtattagaattgattggaTGCAACTAtacttattctttaatatgtaataAGATGATGTGGCATATTAGACTTGAAGGGTGTAAAACTTGGGTTTTACATCACATCCTTATAGAATATATTCtcttttttaatatgtaatatgatTAGGGGCGTAGCTAGAAATTTTAGTTTGCCATCAATACGTACAAAAATGTATTACCGttatttaattgtaatttttttaaatctctcaTTTTTGGAGTAATATCACCCCCTAACAttaaatattctctcttttttttttcattcaacaaTTTTAGTCTAAATCAagcattggaaaaaaaaaaaaattggaaactaaacaacaacaataacaataaaagacTTAGTCCCAAATtgaatgtgtgtgtgtctgtgtccAAGACAAAATTGCTATTAAAGTATTGTCACTGCCTAAATTACATATTCTTAGCgtagtttttttcatttaatattttGTGACTAAATCAAGTATTGACAAACAATTtgaaacttaagaaaaaaaatgaaaagatttagtccaaaataaaataagataactCTAAGAGAAAATTTCTTTGATTAAAAACTTACCATTTGAACTCAACAACCAAAACTTACCAATTAAGAgaggaaaaaactaaaaagaagtagtacttttttttgttacaaggtggattgtttgttgttattaacaaattttttttgtaaaccaACAATTAGGTGTTCAATTCTTTTTTGTAGGGGCCACCTCTTATTTTTTGGGGGGGCCAACTATTGATTTTAAGgtctatattttaaaaaaattgcaaaatatacatacattatgaagtttttttaaaaaaaattgggggggggggggggtgggcaTGGCCCCCCATTACTAAGTGTAGCTCCGCCTTTGAATatgatgatatgatatatttgaaTTGGAGGCTATAAAACTtgggttttacaccacatccttatagagcttaatttaaaaaaaaaaaaacctatattgaactatttatataattatgatTATTAATGATAGATATatgtgtttctaaaaaaaaatgatatataacgatatatttattatgaatatttatatatgtaaaagtaaaattatcttttatatcatttaaagaaaataatgttGACAAGATTTTACTTGAAGCAGATAGCAATATACAGTACTCGTACAATACGGTAAGTATACTGACGGATATAATTTAGCATCTTTTAAGATAAGTAGGTTTCAAAAATTTGGCAAAGTGTAatacatttatattttaaatttaccAATAAATATATGGAAACATTGGCCATACAATGTTTTGGAGATAAATGCCATAATTCAACATATTACAGTCTTATATAAAAttccaataatttaatttgaaatagactacttaataaattttttttttcaataatcatGAATAAATCAACAATAACACTAATTTTTGTcgagaaaataataattgaattacGTATCAAATAATGTTCAAATTATtcataaatccaaaataaatcatctttcctaaataaaaataatttagtaaACTTGTTCACCTGTGCTGTTTGTCtactttagttttttatttatttttattttttattttttgagaatactaagtattttaacacataaaCACATGGGGAGAGGGGATaaggtcttaaagaaactaacagcggtgtatatccaaaaggacTTGTCTACTTTAGTTAAGCCAGCTTACAATTTGCTCTGGAATATATTGATTctaattgttataaaatttttaccaTTCATTCTCTCGATACCGTATTTTGTTTGGTTCATTTTGCATGTCAAAATCCTGTCTTTTTCCAAAATTGCAAAAATCACCGTTTTGATAATGAGATTAAGGAAAAGCTTAAAAATATTGGAATTTATTCCGATTGGGTGTTTAATTACCCTACTATGTTATTTTTAAggttaaaatgataaaatgccATTTTGACCATTTTAAATCAGGTTGGCCATTTTAAACTAAGTCAGGAATTCACCTGAATGAATttcacatttttataaaaaaattaatatttttatgcacTGTTTAAAAGTTTGATCAAGTTTGACTGCGGCCAACCTAGATTTGACCCCATGTCATAAATAGTTTAATCAAGATAATTTCTGGTCCATATCGTAGATGGTTTAATTCTTTTTAGTTTGACAGTTTGCATGCCTAGATCAAACTTAAAACGAGTAAGAtgttgcaaagaaaaaaaaaagtgcttgtGGATCAATATTTGCGATGTGTCATTAAAGTTAAATGACACTTgattttatcaaattataatcaaacaatctgattttatcaaattataatcaaacaatCTTAGATTGGCCTGAATGAGCAGTTGTTGGTAAGGTCTTgtaatgaattttaatttggtGAGGTTGATTTGctaaatttccttttaaaaaatgaatttattaaaaaaccaaaaaagtacTTTATTTGTGTATTAATATTAAACTAGTATGTAACTTCGTGCATATGCATGAgtgcaattaaaaataattacaattacacggttcaaattatacctttttttgagaagatgttcaaattatacatgacATTAGTTAGGGACGAACCCATGATTTCAAGCTAAAGAGGGCTGGagtataagcaaaaaaaaagcaaaaaaaaaaaaaacctccaaatAGCCATTCATatagtattaacaaattatatatacacaaaattattatttcttaatacattaagatgcaatcatctactaaaaaaagaaaataataataataataataatgatgttttttaatactaagttggctagaatttttatttttattttgaagttaGAGTATTCACAATAGTGATGCTAAAATATTTAGCTTTTAACATATCAAAATCTATTTTAtcacctcactttacaatatacccaatggcaaatgttctatttttttaccatttcatttaatataatataaacaacttattaaaataataaaggaagagagagaatttgagttttttaactGAAGGAAGAAAGATAAtcgtaataaaatattttattttatttttaataacttcTATAGTTAACTTATATTTATActagtttaaaaaatttagctttatcTTCTCTAATAGCACAtggtttttttggttctttggtggtaaaatagctttttttttgctaaaatacaattaccgttatgaataattttattgcttttgttaaatttttgggttggatagttGTTAGTGTTGGAATTTTACTTAGGGAGTAATTCAGGAGAACCAAATTTAATACATCTAGAAGTTAAAAATTACTATATAAGCATataacataaataaattataagatgTGAGAAGTTTCTTACTAGATTACGTTGTTCAAGGACCTCACAAGCAATAAGGATGTTCTTCCCAATTGGTTAGGATTAAAAAGAACTGTATTTTCTATTTCACACCGTCTTGCAAGTGTGGCCTTgacaatatttataatattcagAAATGACATGACCAGCCATAAAATCATTCCTATCGTAATAATGCTTCATGTAACAGATATGttacatttgttaataaacaactttattaattagatttattaataAAGAAGTTCATTAATGTGTCATTACTTTTGTAACTCCATACTAATGCATGGATTCATTTATTGTTCATATATCTCCAGAATCACTATATAATGAAAACACCTTTAATAAGAGTTCAAGTTACTGGTAATGACAAGATAGATTTATTAAAGCCAACACTCAATGTGCATGAATCTCATCATGGAAGGACAGCTAAGATTATTTGCACTAACCATCGAAAGACTAGCCCTTATTGTCTTTCAAAGTCTGAGCAATCTTAACTTGCACCTCCTTTCCATCATGGTCCAACAATGTACCTATTAGAATAGGCTACATCATGATGGATATTGTCAAGTCAAGGATTACAATGAATGCATTCATAACTTTAGTCTACTAAATCAAGTAGATCTACAACATATCAATATCTTAcgttataaaaatattacataATTTCACAAGAGActatgaatatttatttgttgataatAGAGGCGTCATAAAATATTATGTTGGGTCACATTATTCTAACAGTCTCCCACTTGGCCTAACATAACCCCATTTCCAATACATGTGTTTCAAATAACCTAGAGGACAAGCCTTTGGTAAAAGGGTCAGCCAAATTTTGCTTTGATAAAACTTTCTGAACaaccactttcttcttcttaatcatATCTCGTATGTAATGGTAACGACCATCTATATGTTTTGCGCGAGAGTGGCATTTTGGATCTTTGGTGATAGCAATGGCAGAATTGTTATCACACAAAATGGGAATGGGTCTTTGAACGCACTCCATAATTAGcaactttattaaaaattgttttaaataaaCAGCTTCTTTTGCCGCAGCATTCAAAGCTATATATTCAGCTTCCATTGTAGATTGAGCGACACATTCTTGTTTCTTTTCCATGCAATAGCTCCACCACATAACATAAGTGTAGTGTCTTTTGATATTGTCCCTGCTTTTGGAGAAGATGTTACAGTGTCAACCAAGTCGTCATCTTCACCAACAATAACGTTATCATCACTGCCACCATTAATTACACCAGTCACCTCAGTTTTGGGTGATGGGGAAGCGAGTGAGCTAGTTAAGCGTTCATTGGCAACTCTATCATCCTCGAAAGCAAACCAGTTGGATTTTGTATAGAGAGAGCCACTGAACACGCCAAGAGAAATGCAACAAATAGTAATGTTATTGTTCACGTTACTATTCAGCTGAAGGTACAGTACCGTGCAAAAAATCAGTtaagtttataaattattttactacagcaCTTtgagcaataagttttcagtttgtagcaaaataaacattatataaacaaaaccaTAGAATATGGACATGGTTTGAACTACGACagtattgtttagatgaataaAATATGAAGTATGAAAGCATAGTAAAAACACTATTCAATTCCCAACATATCATTTAGCAGGTTATACTTCGAATTACAGGGCCCACCAAAGAGAATTAACCCACTAAAGCTTCAATGTGCATCAGTGCATGTAAGCCAAAATCACAAGTTAGCCAGCACATTGAAGATTGTACCAAATTTGGCTTAGACACAGGGGCACACACTTTAGCCCATCTCACCAAATTTGGCTTAGACTTACCCACATTGAAGATTTACTCACAAGTAACCCACCATTCTTACTAATGTCGCCAAAGTGCCCGCCATTGACAATTATCTATATTTATTTGGTACAATTGCACAAGAATTAATTATTCTTGTTTGTtcataagggaaaaaaattttacccTGTGTGAAAAATCTTTACGAAGGCTTTGGTTAAGGAGTGGTGAAGTGTAGTAGTTATAGTTAAGGGTTTGTTGAATtgcttattatttttatacaaaaatacacttttggtccctacattttgggccgaTTCCTATTTTGGTTTCTAAATTGATTTTGCTACTAATGTAgtccctaaaaaaagaaaatcaattctatTTTGGTCTTTACCGTCAACTCATTAACAGAAAAGTCCTACGTGGCAGATGGAGTACATAGGTGGCAAACATTAAGCTAACGtggttattaaaataatattttaaagaacTTATTTGCCATTTCAAAAATTCCCCATAAgcatattaataaataaaaaagccacgtaagaaaaataaaaaataaacctacaatctaataaaataaatttattaaattaaaaaatgtattttcattcttctcactctcttctctctctttctgccGATTCTCATTCTCCCTCTCTTTGATCTTTCTCTCCtagatgatttttattttttttgataaactctCCCAGCCGATTGAATGCTCTGAAATGGGGCTTGGCCTAAATCAATTTCTCAAGCTCGACCATGGAGTTTTATGGATTAGTGGAGGGGAAGGATTGGTTTGGGGTGGTGGGTCAGTTTGGATTCGTGGGTTATGGATTTGTGGGTGTGTTGTGCTGCTGTGAAACCCcagactggtggtggtggtg contains:
- the LOC126729138 gene encoding berberine bridge enzyme-like 4 yields the protein MKLSSSTLLLIFSVLVLLDSCATSSPAIDNFIQCLSNYSQPSNPIFEAIYTPKNSSFQSVLLSYIRTKRFTTPTTPKPLAIVTAMHESHVQGTVLCAKNQGLQIRIRSGGHDFEGLSYVSYVPFVILDMFNLRSINISLADETAWVQAGATVGEVYYRIAEKSKEHGFPAAVGLSVGTGGHFSGGGYGNMMRKYGLSVDNIIDAQIVNVNGIILDRKSMGEDLFWAIRGGGGASFGVILSWKIKLVRVPAIVTVFHVNRTLEQGATDIAYQWQHIGHKLPEDLFIRVMTQVFNASNDSQEGKKTVVIAFIGLFLGKTQGLLSLLNESFPQLGLQKNECKEMSWIESTVFWADHPIGTSINVLLQRPKQPVGYYKSRSDYVKEVIPKKALESIWKLMIKGGLGFMQWNPYGGRMNEISESETPFPHRAGNLFLIQYGFYWLEDGIDVTNRNLNLSKALHDAMTPYVSNSPREAFFCYRDLDIGANSDNYTSFDKAKVYGAKYFKGNFERLVRVKTMVDPTNFFKNEQSIPPLPNYK